One genomic segment of Canis lupus baileyi chromosome 9, mCanLup2.hap1, whole genome shotgun sequence includes these proteins:
- the LOC140640636 gene encoding olfactory receptor 2B11: MRGENQSFLGGPPKDFILLGVSDRPWLELFLYVVLLVSYLLAMLGNIAIILVSRLDPQLHSPMYIFLSHLSFLDLCYTTTTVPQMLVNMGSTRKTISFGGCTVQYAIFHWLGCTECIILAAMALDRYVAICEPLQYAIIMYHPLCQKLVAVAWLSGFGNSLVQVVLTVQLPFCGRQVLNNFFCEVPAMIKLSCADTTMNDAMLAVLVAFFVLVPLALILLSYGFIARAVLRIQSSRGRRKSFGTCSSHLVVVSLFYLPAIYMYLQSPSSYSQEQGKFISLFYSIITPTLNPFIYTLRNKDVKRALRRLLSRTWRFCRRL; encoded by the coding sequence ATGAGAGGTGAAAACCAGAGCTTCTTGGGGGGTCCCCCCAAGGACTTCATCCTTCTAGGTGTTTCTGACAGGCCATGGCTGGAACTCTTTCTGTATGTGGTCCTGCTGGTGTCCTACCTTCTGGCCATGTTGGGGAACATTGCCATCATCCTGGTGTCCAGACTGGACCCCCAACTCCACAGCCCTATGTACATTTTTCTCAGCCACCTCTCCTTCCTGGACCTCTGTTACACCACCACCACTGTCCCACAGATGCTGGTCAACATGGGCAGCACCAGGAAGACCATCAGCTTCGGTGGCTGCACAGTACAGTATGCAATTTTCCACTGGCTGGGATGCACTGAGTGCATTATCTTGGCTGCCATGGCCCTGGACCGCTACGTAGCCATCTGTGAGCCGCTGCAGTATGCCATTATCATGTACCACCCTCTGTGCCAGAAGCTCGTGGCTGTGGCCTGGCTCAGTGGCTTTGGCAACTCCCTTGTTCAGGTGGTCCTGACAGTACAGCTGCCTTTCTGCGGGAGGCAGGTGCTGAACAACTTCTTCTGTGAGGTGCCAGCCATGATCAAGCTGTCGTGTGCTGACACCACCATGAACGATGCCATGCTGGCTGTACTTGTGGCCTTCTTCGTGCTGGTGCCCCTAGCTCTCATTCTTCTCTCCTATGGCTTCATTGCACGCGCGGTGCTCAGGATCCAGTCCTCCCGGGGAAGGCGCAAATCCTTCGGGACTTGTTCCTCTCACCTGGTGGTGGTCTCCCTCTTCTACCTGCCTGCCATCTACATGTACTTACAGTCCCCTTCCAGCTACTCCCAAGAGCAGGGTAAGTTTATCTCCCTCTTCTATTCCATAATCACCCCCACCCTCAATCCCTTTATCTACACCCTGAGGAATAAGGATGTGAAAAGAGCTCTAAGGAGACTCCTGTCAAGGACCTGGAGGTTTTGCAGGAGGCTCTGA